One genomic region from Apteryx mantelli isolate bAptMan1 chromosome 7, bAptMan1.hap1, whole genome shotgun sequence encodes:
- the PSTK gene encoding L-seryl-tRNA(Sec) kinase yields the protein MEQREAAGRRRVGLCVLCGLPAAGKSTLARALRHRLPRRQRWDCALLTYDDLIPPEAFGPPAPEAGLAGQTPLLSRWKLYRHELLQYLEHFLQALINGDRLSAPPSRTESTWESFVACCEGQGLLSSQGPDAGACHYLTDVATSRPLYFILDDNFYYQSMRYEVYQLARKYSLSFCQLFLECPLEWCLQRNHLRSHPLPDQTIYLMARKIEMPDLENNAWEKNSLILKSFECTLEDNLQIIHLLANALENPVKQNEENTEQKEVDRAICAASTVHQADQTFRRIISQTMKDAKDKNVRPSDMKSLAEELNKLKAEFLEDLRQGSHLKNKICQQNSDPVTSVTSSFQYEATNVVNKYILK from the exons ATGGAGCAGCGGGAGGCCGCCGGGCGGCGACGCGTGGGGCTGTGCGTGCTGtgcgggctgccggcggcgggcaAGTCCACCCTGGCCCGCGCCCTGCGCCACCGCCTGCCGCGCCGCCAGCGCTGGGACTGCGCGCTCCTCACCTACGATGACCTCATCCCGCCGGAGGCCTTCGGCCCACCCGCGCCGGAGGCGGGGCTGGCGGGACAGACCCCGTTG CTCTCTCGCTGGAAGTTGTACCGGCATGAGTTGTTGCAGTACCTGGAGCACTTCTTGCAGGCTCTTATCAACGGAGACCGTTTGTCAGCCCCCCCAAGCAGAACCGAGTCGACGTGGGAGAGCTTCGTTGCCTGCTGTGAAGGGCAGGGATTGCTCTCCTCGCAGGGACCTGACGCCGGAGCTTGCCATTACTTGACAGACGTAGCCACTTCGAGaccactgtattttattttggatGACAACTTTTACTATCAAAGCATGAGATATGAAGTGTATCAGCTGGCTCGCAAAT attcattgAGCTTCTGCCAGTTATTTTTAGAGTGTCCACTTGAATGGTGCTTGCAAAGAAATCATTTAAGAAGTCATCCTTTACCTGATCAGACAATATATCTAATGGCAAGAAAAATAGAAATGCCAGATCTTGAGAATAATGCTTGGGAAAAGAACAGCCTCATCCTGAAAAGCTTTGAATGTACTTTGGAGGATAA TTTGCAGATCATTCACTTGCTGGCCAATGCTTTGGAAAATCCAGTGAAGCAAAATGAGGAAAATACAGAGCAAAAG GAAGTAGATCGAGCAATCTGTGCAGCTAGTACTGTCCATCAGGCTGATCAGACTTTCAGACGAATCATCTCTCAAACAATGAAGGACGCAAAAG ATAAAAATGTACGCCCAAGTGATATGAAGAGCCTGGCAGAAGAACTCAACAAACTCAAAGCAGAATTTTTAGAAGATTTGCGACAAGGAAGTCATCTGAAAAATAAGATTTGCCAGCAAAATAGTGACCCTGTAACAAGTGTAACTTCTTCATTCCAATATGAGGCAACCAATGTAgtcaataaatatattttaaaataa